From Petrotoga sibirica DSM 13575:
TGTCCCAGCAACGTTAGAAACAAGAGCTATTTCTTGATTAACTATTGCGTTTATCAAAGAGGATTTTCCAACGTTTCTTCTTCCAGCGATAGCTATGTAAGTTCTATAACCTGATGTTGCTGGCATTCTTTCTATCCTCCATTCGTTTTTGGGTTATTTTGGAAGGTGAGAAGCCTAATTGTTTGATTTTTTCATATGTCTCATAAAACTCTACTTTTATCTTATTATCGTAGATGTTGTAATTTTTTCTATACACTTCTGGAGTAATGTTAACCATAATAACGTTGCACCCCGCAAAAAAACCTTGGTATTGCAAATCGGGAGAAATCGTTCCTAATGCAGTAGTAGTAGGCATTTGTGCTCTTGGCACGCAAAATCTTGTGGCACAGTAGGCGTTTAAAGTTAATTCACCACTCCCACGAGGATGATTTTTTAACGGTGTGTTTTCTGTGGGGATAAATGGCCCCATACCTATCATCCTAATATTTTCATTTCTCATAAAAAGAATATCATCAGCTATATCTTCTAATGTTTGTCCAGGTAAACCTATAATATTCCCCGAACCAGTCACGTAACCTAGACTATTCATATACCTTAATAGTTCTATTCTATTATCATAGCTCTTTTCAGGATGGATATTTTTAAAAATATTTTTGTTAATGGTTTCGTGTTTTAGAAGTACCCTTACTGCGCCTGCTTTTCTAAATTTTCTATATGATGAAAAACTTCTTTCACCAATTGATAAAGATACGGGTAAACTTGTGTTTTTTCTTATTTCTCTTATGATGTAGATTAAATCATCATCTGTGTATCTATCGTCTTCACCACTTTGAAGAATAATCGTATCTAAACCAAGTATCGCTGCTTGATTTGCAACTTCTATTATTTCTTTGGGACTCATCCGATACCTTTGTACAGATGGATTTTTAGCTCTCAATCCACAATAGTAACAGTTTTTCTTACAATAATTTGAAAACTCGATAACTCCTTTTATGTTTATATAGTCTCCTGTATACGTTTTTCTGATCAGATTTGCTACATTGAAAAGATCATCTCGATCTTTATCTTCTTTTTTTAAAGACAAGATTTGTATAATGTGTTCTTTTTCTATGGTTTCATTAGATATAAAATAATTCACGATATTTTGAACTTTTTCAGAAAAATTAGAATAATCATCCCATTGAGAGGTGGAATGTGGGGCTTTGCTCTGTAATCTTTTTAAAATTTCTTCGTTTTGTAATTTCATATAATACATCCCTTTGCATTAAAAGTATAGATCTCTTCTTCCGGCCTTAACAAGATCCATTCTTTCTAATAATTTCTCTTTTAAAGGACCTTCTTTCATAACCTTTAACTCTTCTTCGATCCTCTTTTCGATAGATATCCTAGTATTTTCTGGGGCATAATCCTGGGCATACTCTAAAAGAGTTAAAATGGCGTTGGGAGTGCAAAACCTCTTCACAAATCCAGGTATTGCGAACTCCATGAAGTGCTCGCCAGTTCTCCCCATACGATAGCATGCGGTACAAAATGAAGGAAGATAACCTTCGATTGCTAATTCGTTTATTACAGCGTCTAAACTCCTTTGGTCACCCAAGGTGAATTGACTTTTCTTATAAGCTTGTTGATCTTCTGTTGAATATGCTCCAATTCCAATATTAGAACCAGCATCGATTTGTGAAACTCCTAACTTTAAAACTTCGTTTCTTATATGGGAAGGTTCTCTGGCAGTTAAAATTAATCCCGTGTAGGGTACAGCTAATCTTAAAATTGCCACTATCTTTTTGAACTCATTATCATTCACAAGGTATGGAGGTTGCTCAGATAAAGGGGTGTTTAGAGCTGGTTCTATTCGTGGAAATGAGATTGTATGAGGACCAAATCCAAAGCGTTCTTCAAGATGTATTGTATGGTATAAAAGGCCCATGACCTCGAATTTATAATCGTAAAGTCCAAATAAAGCACCGATCCCAACATCGTCAATCCCAGCAACTACAGCTCTGTCTAATCCATATAACCTCCATATATAACTAGATTTAGGCCCTTTTGGATGAACTTTCTTGTAAGTATCAAAATGATAAGTTTCTTGAAAAATTTGAAATGTTCCTATTCCAACTTCTTTTATTTTTTTGTAATCATTAATTGTCTGTGGAGCAGCATTTATATTAACCCTTCTGATTTCTCCATTTCTATTTTTTGTTTTGTATACCGTTTCAACGGTTTTGGCTATGAAATCTGCATCGTAATCAGGATGTTCGCCATAAACTAATATTAATCTTTTATGGCCTTTGTCTTCAAGCACTTTCACCTCTTTCTCTAATTGTTCAAAACTAAGAGAGTTTCTATAAATTTCCGTGTTGCTTGATCTAAAACCACAGTACTCACAATTGTTTATACATTTGTTTCCAATATAAAGAGGAGCAAAAAAGACAATTCTATTCCCATATACATTTCTTTTTAATGTTCTTGCTCCTTCAAAAATCTCTTCTAACGTATCATCATCTTCAACGTTTAAAAGTGTTGCTACTTCGTCTGGATTCAACCTTTCTTTTGATAAAGATTTTTGAATAATATCTCTGACTTTTAATTTACTTGGGGATTTTGTTTCTTCCAAAAGGTTAAATATTTCATCTTCTTTTATGAATGGTTTTTGATTCTCTTTATCTCTTATCCAAAACACTTAATTATCCTCCTCAATTTTTTAGATTTAGTGTCTTTAAAAACTTTGAAAGCAGATTTAAAAATACTTATCACCCTGTAACCCATTTAAAAACAAAATCTTATTTTTGAAAATCTTTA
This genomic window contains:
- the hydE gene encoding [FeFe] hydrogenase H-cluster radical SAM maturase HydE, whose product is MKLQNEEILKRLQSKAPHSTSQWDDYSNFSEKVQNIVNYFISNETIEKEHIIQILSLKKEDKDRDDLFNVANLIRKTYTGDYINIKGVIEFSNYCKKNCYYCGLRAKNPSVQRYRMSPKEIIEVANQAAILGLDTIILQSGEDDRYTDDDLIYIIREIRKNTSLPVSLSIGERSFSSYRKFRKAGAVRVLLKHETINKNIFKNIHPEKSYDNRIELLRYMNSLGYVTGSGNIIGLPGQTLEDIADDILFMRNENIRMIGMGPFIPTENTPLKNHPRGSGELTLNAYCATRFCVPRAQMPTTTALGTISPDLQYQGFFAGCNVIMVNITPEVYRKNYNIYDNKIKVEFYETYEKIKQLGFSPSKITQKRMEDRKNASNIRL
- the hydG gene encoding [FeFe] hydrogenase H-cluster radical SAM maturase HydG; translation: MFWIRDKENQKPFIKEDEIFNLLEETKSPSKLKVRDIIQKSLSKERLNPDEVATLLNVEDDDTLEEIFEGARTLKRNVYGNRIVFFAPLYIGNKCINNCEYCGFRSSNTEIYRNSLSFEQLEKEVKVLEDKGHKRLILVYGEHPDYDADFIAKTVETVYKTKNRNGEIRRVNINAAPQTINDYKKIKEVGIGTFQIFQETYHFDTYKKVHPKGPKSSYIWRLYGLDRAVVAGIDDVGIGALFGLYDYKFEVMGLLYHTIHLEERFGFGPHTISFPRIEPALNTPLSEQPPYLVNDNEFKKIVAILRLAVPYTGLILTAREPSHIRNEVLKLGVSQIDAGSNIGIGAYSTEDQQAYKKSQFTLGDQRSLDAVINELAIEGYLPSFCTACYRMGRTGEHFMEFAIPGFVKRFCTPNAILTLLEYAQDYAPENTRISIEKRIEEELKVMKEGPLKEKLLERMDLVKAGRRDLYF